The Lycium ferocissimum isolate CSIRO_LF1 unplaced genomic scaffold, AGI_CSIRO_Lferr_CH_V1 ctg60, whole genome shotgun sequence DNA window CGCTAAAATATCTCATGCAACATGCTAGCATTCCATGAAAAGAGTTGAAACATAACAATTAGCTTAGACCTGTCTTACACTTGAACTTTGGATAAGCCAATTCAACAGGTTGCTTCGTGGTAAATTTGTCTATGAAAGCTCAAATAGAAGTAGTTTTCAAAAGTGAATTCCTTTTTGCTTCAATTCTTGCTAGTTTTAGCTGATAGAAGCTAAGGTTATCGGTAGCTTCTGAAAATGAAGAGGTTAAAACTAGATATCTACCAGAAATGAGTAATTAACTGATCTGgcattttgtttgatttggttGATGATAATCTGATTGTAGAATCAAGGCAAATTTCTGATTCCTTTTCACACTTATATCCAGAATAACATCTCGCGTGAAGCCCAAACAATGGTCCTAGTTGATCATCCCAATGTTCTTAAATCACACTGCTCCTTTGTTAGTGATCACAATCTATGGGTTATCATGCCTTATATGGCTGGAGGTTCCTGTCTCCACATTCTGAAGGCTGCTCATCCAGATGGCTTTGAAGAGACTGTTATTGCAACAGTATTACGGGAAGTTTTAAAGGGTTTGGAATATCTTCATCATCATGGATTCATCCATCGTGATGTTAAAGTAAGTCTCATTGTTGCTTAAATCCATTACTAATTTCCGTGCATTGgctgattttttttatgtattagaTGAcagaacatatatattcatgagGTTTCACTTTTACAAGTCTTGATTCGATGATATTAATAGGATTCTTTGGGTGGGCACTTCCATTGAAACTCGCTTCACTAGACATGATCTGTACATACAGTTTTTTGACAGTTTTAATAAGTGTCGTTTTTGTTCTTTCGAGTTTGAACATGGAAAATGATTCCTTTGAAGAAACTTTAGCATACCTGTTCCACTTAAGATCCCATGGAAATATGACAAAGGACAAATCTTATTCATGGTTGGCACCACCTGCATGAACATCAAAATGTTTCTAAGGAAAAACATTCTTTTCCATTACCATGCCGAGGTTGATATCACGTACTTGTGTGGTTATTGCAGGCTGGGAATATTCTCATTGATGCACGAGGTGGAATAAAGTTGGGAGATTTTGGTGTCTCTGCTTATTTATTTGATTCAGGTGATAGACAACGTATGCGGAACACATTTGTCGGAACTCCTTGTTGGTATGCTTTAACCCAAGAGGATGCTTCTGGAGTTTTTATCTACTTAGTTTTCATGATTTATTCAATGGTTGATAAGCTTCAAACTTTTGATCTATGTTGGTACTAATTATGTGGACATGCGAGAATAAGTGCATGCGTAAAGTGTACATCTAGAAACTAAGATGTTAAAAATATTGATGAAGATTTTGCTCATGTTGCACCTTAATGTTTTCCATAATTTAGATTCCTTTTACAGGATGGCGCCGGAGGTCATGGAGCAATTGCATGGTTATGATTTTAAGTAATGCTTCTGGTCAATTATGTAGTCTTTTCATCCTAAATGTGTACTTTCTGAAGGaactcctttttttctttttctttttcttttaatccaTCCTCATTCACAGAGCTGATATTTGGTCCTTTGGCATAACTGCTTTGGAGCTTGCTCACGGCCATGCTCCTTTCTCAAAATATCCTCCAATGAAGGTGAATATTGTTAGTGACATGATATATTTCTTTTGTTGAAGtcctaaatataaaataaatgcattcAATATTCTGTACTTATCAGGTCTTGCTAATGACATTACAAAATGCACCCCCTGGCCTTGATTACGAGAGGGATAAGAAGTTTTCGAAGGTAAGTGAATAGCATTGATTATCTACTGATAATGTTATTGGCATTTTGCTTAAACTCCTTTTTGCCTTTGTAGTCTTTTAAGCAAATGATTGCTAGTTGCTTGGTGAAAGATCCTTCAAAACGACCTTCAGCCAAAAAATTGCTGAAGCATCCTTTCTTTAAGCAAGCAAGGTCCAACGATTATATAGCTAGAACATTGTTGGAGGGTTTGCCAGCACTTGGAGATCGCATGAAGGCCTTGAAGGTGATTTGCTGTCACTTAATCTGAGTTTCCCCACTTTAGAACCACATGATACTTTATCCAGATGATAATATTGATCAGCATTTCTATGCTAACAAGAGTTTTTCCTAACCTAAATGTAGAGGAAAGAAGAAGACATGCTAGCACAGAAGAAGATACCAGATGGGCAGAAAGAAGAAATATCACAGGTTTGCTGTGCACAGCCAATTTCACGAGAAAACTGAGATTTTGATACCTGTATAACATATTGCCTTATATAACAGAATGAGTATCTTACATGCTTACGTTAAGCGTGCATTAGGAAATAAGATGGTTTTTCTGTAAATTGCTTATCTAtggaaaataaatgtaacaaacAAGAAAGTAACAGTATTTACTGGAGGTAAGTAATTCATATGACTAGACTCTCCGGTTCATCCCAGCGATGTGTCATATGTCCAGTGCTTTTTAAATTTGATATACAAGATGGATGTAGGAAAATCTTTTCAAAAGCTTAGGCACAAATGGGGTACTAGCAGGTTGCAGGGAAAGAAGTGTTTTTGGAGGAATATTATTTAGTTAACCggaaaatattttgaacttttttttttgattaaggtAATGccattttaatatagtttcaaaAGATTGACTTGTCAGATCCTAAGAAATTGACCGTTTGTGTAAATGCTGCGACATTAaactccctatattttttaggaTCGCCACCTTATAGGAAATTTCTGAACTCCGAGGTGATTGTTTGATAACTTTGATCATTAAACCCCGAGACAAGTTTCTTTGTTTTTTGGGAATAGCTACTCCAAGtttaaaagagaaagaaaagaaattattcTTCATCTAGCAGGATAGCAACacacaagaatttttttttgaaagcaCTGATACATATTTTAGAAGTTGTTCCATTCCAGgtttacctttctttttttcgttACTATTTTGCTTCAAATTCTGTTTTCACACCTTACTTTTGGTACATCATTTCAATATTCCTTTTTATCTTTGCAAATTGGATCTTACTGTGCCTCAATACTATATGCAGAATGAATATAAACGGGGGATTAGCAGCTGGAATTTTAACcttgaagatttgaaggcacAGGCTACCTTGGTACGTAGATCTATTTTCTGATGCACATGTACCTCAGTATTTTCAATCATATGCTAGTTTCTCAATGTATACAAATGGAGGTTCTCGGTTAATGTGTATTTTCGCAAGCTCAATTTTATTGGCCTCTTCAATTGATAATTGTGAAACTTGCTGCAAAATGAAGAATTTCAGTCTAGATTGTCCACATTGGAAATCTTTTCTTAATTAGTGAAACAAAAGCAAGTTCTGAGCATTGtgttacctttttcttttttcaatttttttcgcTTTTAGATTCCAGATGAGGAGATTATTGGTGACAAGGACCAAGGTGGGAGTTCGAATGCGCTGTCTGCGCTTGATATTCCAGGGAAACAGCTACACAAGTTTCAGCATCAGTTCTCCTTCTCAAGTCAATATTCAGATGCTACCGAATTTGTATGTCGTGATCTCCTTTATTCTATATGATATGTTGCAATTTGGGATCTTTCCTCTAATATGATACATCTCTCAACAGGACAGTAACAATCCATCTGCCCCTCCTTCACCTGCCAACCAGAATATGGCTTATAGCATGTATGTCATCAATCCTATGTTGAGACTTATCACCATTACTCTTTTATCATGTTTTCATTACGCCAAATATCAAGAATAAGAGCACATTATTATGTTTGCTTGTATCTGTAGCTAAacattccttttatttttttgaacatTTCAGAAGTAAATGTGAGAAATCTGATGATGATATAAGCATTGCCAGTTCATTTCATGAACctcaaatttcacaaaattcTTCGCCATGCTATGACAATCGCATGGAAATGAATTTGGTGGGAAAAGGTGAACAAGTGGCTGATGTGAAGTTACTCGAGGGAATGCCTATAAATTCTCGCCAGAGGTATGACACAATTTGCTCAATGACTTAGACATTTTTTGAGGTATTTCTCTATACTTATAAGGTTGTTATTTGAATTACTTTTGATTTTTAGCCTCGTGAAGCATTACTGTACGATGTCAGTATCCAATGTTTTAGCATTTTCTTTGACTTGTTAAATTTAGCCTTTCTTGCTCCGAGCAAATTCTTTAACTTGGATTTATGCTGTTAGCTGATCGATTTGTTTTGGTAAGGAGATAGTACTCTGCTTGGTCTTGTTCTTGTGGATAGAAGTCATACTTAACTTCTATCCTctgattaaaaaggaaatgaaacgTGACTTTCCAAATTGCTTCCTCCCTCATCTGGAAGCTGTCTATATTTTTGCAATAATGATATTCCATTTGAGCCCTTGTTATTCCCAACTTTTTTGTTGATACTTTTGGGCCTCAACGCACCTCTGACATCATCAAGCTTGTATTAAGAAGTTGTTAGTATGTGTCATTATTTATTTGACAAGTGAGATTGAGAAACAACCATGAATAATATATGTCATTGAAGAAGAAGGTTTCTACCAGGAATAAAGGCGAGCCCAGCTAGGTAAAGTGAATGAGGAAAGAGGAACCTAATCAAAGAACTTTTGCATTGAATCTTGCTCTTGTTCACCTGGAGCTCTGTCTTCCCTCTGGTTTGATTCATTTGATTAAAGCTTGTTCTTTACTAACTCATAGTATTTCAGGGATGAACTATGTAAAAGAATGGAATTCTAGTGAAATCCTTGCCATTTCTCtaatttttcagtttttgtttCTTTAACTTTGTATTGCTTGTGCATTGTCGAATGTGTATTAGTAATTAAATCTCATAAATGACTTCTGACTTTCCTTTAACTTTTAATAGGCAACATGCTTAGCTAGCTTGTTTAACAATCCACTATTTAAGCAGTGCCACGTTTTTTGCCAAGTTCCTAAAATTGCTTTTCTCTTTGTGATTAGTGATAAAAGTCAGATCCAAAATGTATCCAGTTGCAACGGGGCTTCTGTTCTTCAAACAGGAGATGATGTGCCAGCTGAAGTAGTCAGTAAACATTGTAGAACCTCAGGCAAGTATCGTGATTGTACATGGCTTTTGATCttaacaaataatttttagTATATTTGTTTCTGTAAGAAATAGTTGTTCAACATattctgttttttttctttttccgttGGTTTAATATTTCCTTGCTAAATCAAGACTGTATTTAGCAGCAAGCAGTGAAGATTTTGATGAGAAGACTAAGGGTCATGTTGTTCAGCAAAAAGGACGTTTCAAAGTCACATCAGAGAATGTCGACTTGGAAAAGGTGAATGCATAGCTTTAGTTTTCATTTTGCAATATTTTTAAGATACTCCGCCTATGTGAGCTTTGCAAAGCACAGCCACTCCTAAACCAAGATAAAGGACGACAGTTATGGTAAGTCGATGGCCAACATAAAAATAGTCTAATAGTGATGTTTTAGATACTGAATGAAATAGATACGTAGGTTTTATATGACCAACCACAACTAGCTATTagaattgatgtaatttgtagtatataacatatattatacacacacacacacatcgaTATGCCTGCCTCACAAGAAATAATTTCTTCCTTCAGGTAGGTGCATCTCCAATGCTACAAAAGAGTCAGAGCATGCTGGTTGGTTTCCCTAATTCTTCTAATACCTTTTCTGACGGCTGAACATATTTCTTTTGGTCGCTAAATCCTTAGCTTGCAAGCTAATTCCTTATTTCCTTTCGACAACGCTTAGCTCCTATGTATACCTTCACGTTGGCTTAGACATTGCTATGTACTGTTGTATCTCTTAggcttttctctctctttttttgtttaatttttattaCAACTTATTACACAAAATGTGCTGGATCATGTAGGTGATTCCACAAAGTCTTGCTGCTACTCTACCATTACCTACTGATGCTACAGCACCAAATCTTCTTACACCATCCCATTTCCCAGCATTGCAGAGTATTTTAGAGGCAAATATTCTTCAAAGGGTAAGAAGGATCTACAATTATGACACATTagtttttcagtttttgttTTTCCAATGTTTTTCCCGTTTTCCCTCTTAAACAGGAGAGTATTCTTAGACTAATGAGGCAAGTGGCCCTTGGAGACACTGCAGGTATGAACAATCCATGCatattgaaattttatttattgtatcTTTTTGTGTTGGTCTCACTTTATCCTTTTCTGCCAACCTTGCAGTGGATGCTGGATGCATGCTATCAAATTCGTCTGGTGCGGAGAAATCACTGGTATGAGCTTGCATTAGTCTTTTCAACATCCTTTTGCAATAGGAACCATTTAAGTGACTTTTGCATCTTGTCGTATCTGTATTAAGTATTTGCCCTTCCTCTGTTTCTTGTAGTTGGAGGTTGCTCATGACAAAGAGAAGGAATTAATTAGCGAAATTGCTGAATTGCAGTGGAGGTATCATCGTTACCCAATAATGCCATATGCCTGTATTGAAGATTTTATCTGCTGGCATTGAAACTTGTATTTCCTTGGTATACAGGCTGATACGTACTCAAGAAGAACTTCAAAAATACAAAGCAGAAAACACTCAAAATAACTCCTGAAATAGGAGACTGCATAGGGGAGATCATAATCTTTATAGTTCGAATACAGTCAGAGTGCTCAAGTGGCATACattgaaattaaaaaggaatATTTAGACAAGGAGTAGCTGACACTGTAAAGGAGAATTGATTAGTAGCAgttttaattttgatttgtaCATTATGTCTATAGTAGGCAGTGAGATGCTGGTTTTATTATCTCTGTTTATTCCTGCATTTACTCGACTGCttcttgtatatgtttgtaCAAACTTTGGAAAATTTCGTCCTTGTAATACCATCGTTCGTATATGAATGATTTCTTGCAGAAGTCGGTCCATTTGTTTTAGTTACAGCCTAAGAAAGTTTGTGGCCGAAGGTAGTCTTTGCAGTTTAATGTATTTAAGTTTATGCTTGTAGTTGTAGCCATTGATGTCACTTTGGCCACCTTTTCTGGCTTATTGAACAGTTCAGCTTACTTTTAATGTAACCCGCGTGAGATGTCGTGGCATAACAGGTTACCTGTTATGTTGtttgattaaatggatagagcCCGTACGTTCATTAAATAGTTCGACTTGCTCCAAAtttggcataatacataaacagactatcaaacttggcctcagctgACAATTATGCCCTCAAACTTTAAATGTGCacaagtagacacctcaaatTGTCTCCACTTAGTCAGTTGAACACTTCAACTTACAAAATTATCATTTAGACACCGCAAAAATTATTTGCCACGTAAACGCCATATCAATGCCACATCAACATTTGTGTTTATGTgctcaactttatacaagttgaggtgcctattTGTGCACActcaaagttggagggcatattTGCCAGCTGAGGTCAGGTTTGAGGGTCTGTTTATCTATTATGCCCTCCAAATTTCTATTAAATGATGCAGGCTGTTGTGTTCTTTATCATTTTTGCATTTCCACCAAGAAGTAGCTTCCAGATAATTATATCATACAAATGTTTGTTATGGTATACCATGATGATAAAGGAGTTGTTGTAAGTGAGAGCAAAGACCAAAAATTCCTTTCAATTCACTCTCATGTTTGGTACTGTAATATTGATAGTGTTGGAATCAGTTCGTATTCAGATTGGTTCAATTTCGCCCAGATGTTATTTTCAGAACTAGAGTTATTCAATCTCATGTTTGGTATGTTCTTGATTATGTTGGAATCTTAAGTCTGGTGGTTTGGTTAGACTAtgagcccatttggattggcttataagttggtcaaaccagcttataagccattttttaacttatttgggtgtttggtaaaatagaaaacagtttaaattaagttaaaaagtgtttaaaataagccaaaaccaagaagttgctcaaccccaacttttttttttttggcttaaaagtcatttttgttTTACCAACAACTTTAcacttttatcccttatattttctattaattttaatACTACCCTTACCTCTAAAAaccctttaagcacttttatccaaacacgtaactgcttatttataaaataactttcagcacttaaaaaTCACTTTTGTGAGGCTGTTAGGTAAGAAGTACATTTAGGCTTCTGGCTCCCTCTACAATTTTTTGTCCTTACATCCACACGAAATCAATTCAAAAAGTACCTCCATTTAATGAGAAAATGATCTAATAATACCACTTAAGacactatattacaaaacataaagaTACGTAGAGTGTTTTAGTCCACAACAATCAAGTATaaaaaagtcattagctaattaAACTTACAGTGATAGCCAATGGGATCGACATCCCAACTGCAATCTACCAACAGTCTCCTAACCATTTTGTTCTCTACATTTCTCTTACTTATTAATTTTTCGGTATGATCTGGCATATTCACCCTTGTGTGCCAATTAATTGCATAAAACAAAGGAGCCTTTTGTATATACTGCGAAATGTAACTATTAGTCCGTTTAGACTAAGCTTCAAGTGTtaggaattaattttataataagTAGTTATGCATTTGAATGAAAGTGCTGAAATTGATAACTCATAAGCTATTGATGTGTTAGATAAAAAGGCGTTGACAAACTGTTCTTTTGATAAAATGGCTAAACTATTCGTAAtttcttaaataaaaattataaatttgaaaGTATCTATATAAGCAAAAGGACGAACCACGAATGTGGAGTGGAGAGAAAGTTAGGgattttgttttggaaaaaatattaagtataaaatagtaaaaatcGTGGTTCTATGGCGGAATAATCACttttttcagctaatccaaacgggctaaCATGAGCAAAAAATGTTGTTTTGTTAAATGGCGGAATAATTAAGTAGTTCAAATCTGAAATGGCCATGGCTACTGCTTAGGCCCTAGCCCACCCCGCTAGCTACTAATTCAATTTAGCCCTACGCACTTCCATGTCCTTCCCTATTATATGTGATGTAAGGGAATTTATAGTATAGTTCACTGCAAAGGTCAGAATTAAACTTGAGGGGATAAGTAATTAGACTTCGCGTCACAATAATTAGGAAAGTAAATTTCGGGAAACTTGATTTTGTAGTCCtttacaaatattattttaGTTATATGATCTTTTCATTTCACAAGAGAtcagtaagaaataacataatagaTATGTAAATAAAATACATGAGATCTTTGTACGGTCACTTTTTTCTATTCAGATTTTCAGTAggaatagaaaatattttctctaaattTTCAAGAACCGCAAATTGAAAGgataaaaatgaaatgaataaagcaggaaaaagaagagaaaaaaacaagTTTAAGTCGTCACAAATGGTAAATGCTCTTTGAGAAGAATACAAGTGAAGTAGAACGTCTGACATGATAGTATTGATAATAGCCTTGCAAATCATCCGAGATAGAAAATATTTGGAGATAATAAATGGTCAAATTTGAGTCATTTACTATAGctattcaaaatttaatatttacaaAATTATCAATGAGTTTTCATTAATGTCTTTATATTTCGTGTTGAAAATATTATATTCATTGAACTCATGAATATATAGATTGCATCATCCATATTCTCTCAACAAGAATAtcagagggaaaaaaaaaaaaaaaaaaaggagggaacAAGTGCTGGAACCAGTGAGCAAGTGCCAAGTGCTACTCCAATATTAATGGAAAGTCAGATAACTTAAAGAAGTTTTCTTTCCAAACGCTTCTAACAGTAGCCTCAAATAATAGTGATGCATGAACCCCTAAGAAATATTTGTTGAATGATTGAGATactcaatttttgaaattttggatttGAGTCTTGAAAATAGAGAACTACTCAATATAAAGCACTTTATTCGACGTGAATCCAAATTAGTGTGTCAGTGAATTTCGGACAGGAGTAACCATGAAAACATTAGTGATGGACATTGGCATACGATACCCATGAATCCACCATGCCCCAATTGCTTTTTTGTTAAAACATGTTTCTATTATGGAACATCATCCTACAAAAGCGCTCAACTTTTGTGAGGCTGTTAGGTAAGAAGTACAGTTAGGCTTCTGGCTCCCTCTACAATTTTTTGTCCTTACATCCACACGAAATCAATTCAAAAAGTACCTCCATTTAATGAGAAAATGATCTAATAATACCACTTAAGACACTATATTAcaatatattacaaaacataaagaTACGTAGAGTGTTTTAGTCCACAACAATCAAGTATaaaaaagtcattagctaattaAACTTACAGTGATAGCCAATGGGATCGACATCCCAACTGCAATCTACCAACAGTCTCCTGACCATTTTGTTCTCTACATTTCTCTTACTTATTAATTTTTCGGTATGATCTGGCATATTCACCCTTGTGTGCCAATTAATTGCATAAAACGAAGGAGCCTTTTTTATATACTGCGAAATTTAACTATTAGTCCGTTTAGACTAAGCTTCAAGTGTtag harbors:
- the LOC132045119 gene encoding uncharacterized protein LOC132045119 isoform X1; this encodes MDKKKYPIGPEHYTLFEEVGQGVSASVHRALCIPINEVVAIKILDFERDNSDLNNISREAQTMVLVDHPNVLKSHCSFVSDHNLWVIMPYMAGGSCLHILKAAHPDGFEETVIATVLREVLKGLEYLHHHGFIHRDVKAGNILIDARGGIKLGDFGVSAYLFDSGDRQRMRNTFVGTPCWMAPEVMEQLHGYDFKADIWSFGITALELAHGHAPFSKYPPMKVLLMTLQNAPPGLDYERDKKFSKSFKQMIASCLVKDPSKRPSAKKLLKHPFFKQARSNDYIARTLLEGLPALGDRMKALKRKEEDMLAQKKIPDGQKEEISQNEYKRGISSWNFNLEDLKAQATLIPDEEIIGDKDQGGSSNALSALDIPGKQLHKFQHQFSFSSQYSDATEFDSNNPSAPPSPANQNMAYSISKCEKSDDDISIASSFHEPQISQNSSPCYDNRMEMNLVGKGEQVADVKLLEGMPINSRQSDKSQIQNVSSCNGASVLQTGDDVPAEVVSKHCRTSGNSEDFDEKTKGHVVQQKGRFKVTSENVDLEKVGASPMLQKSQSMLVIPQSLAATLPLPTDATAPNLLTPSHFPALQSILEANILQRESILRLMRQVALGDTAVDAGCMLSNSSGAEKSLLEVAHDKEKELISEIAELQWRLIRTQEELQKYKAENTQNNS
- the LOC132045119 gene encoding uncharacterized protein LOC132045119 isoform X2; this encodes MDKKKYPIGPEHYTLFEEVGQGVSASVHRALCIPINEVVAIKILDFERDNSDLNNISREAQTMVLVDHPNVLKSHCSFVSDHNLWVIMPYMAGGSCLHILKAAHPDGFEETVIATVLREVLKGLEYLHHHGFIHRDVKAGNILIDARGGIKLGDFGVSAYLFDSGDRQRMRNTFVGTPCWMAPEVMEQLHGYDFKADIWSFGITALELAHGHAPFSKYPPMKVLLMTLQNAPPGLDYERDKKFSKSFKQMIASCLVKDPSKRPSAKKLLKHPFFKQARSNDYIARTLLEGLPALGDRMKALKRKEEDMLAQKKIPDGQKEEISQNEYKRGISSWNFNLEDLKAQATLIPDEEIIGDKDQGGSSNALSALDIPGKQLHKFQHQFSFSSQYSDATEFDSNNPSAPPSPANQNMAYSISKCEKSDDDISIASSFHEPQISQNSSPCYDNRMEMNLVGKGEQVADVKLLEGMPINSRQSDKSQIQNVSSCNGASVLQTGDDVPAEVVSKHCRTSGNSEDFDEKTKGHVVQQKGRFKVTSENVDLEKVIPQSLAATLPLPTDATAPNLLTPSHFPALQSILEANILQRESILRLMRQVALGDTAVDAGCMLSNSSGAEKSLLEVAHDKEKELISEIAELQWRLIRTQEELQKYKAENTQNNS